Proteins from a single region of Trichoplusia ni isolate ovarian cell line Hi5 chromosome 3, tn1, whole genome shotgun sequence:
- the LOC113492029 gene encoding meteorin-like protein, giving the protein MEPWRLFWTIFLGVLCRAEAGLMGDQCDWTGSGLTSTTERAVTPVYLRCREGSISWVYPRGALRLLFRPPLPADERDFRVCVRVIRRPDPPDLFHTLLLNDTEVPERFPARLFVEGARRLVPLYAPNDNDPRELRCFRSRHGRAALYVEAEPEDGPQRREATFKYEARPLVRRHDPSTADCRPCSESELELAFCTSDLVSRGVIISSESREDLDTTQLTVRLTKLIRATSGGEAKDKHDLEQEDDYYRYDVDNSLEASSHRSHKRRRSAQPLHAHVHVPAACGAAAGAGEFLVMARRRLGRYALVCAPRLPDWQRVVAARDADGAAHCTLQH; this is encoded by the exons ATGGAGCCGTGGCGATTATTTTGGACAATATTTTTGGGTGTTTTATGCAGAGCGGAGGCGGGGTTGATGGGCGATCAGTGCGACTGGACTGGCAG TGGTCTGACCTCAACGACTGAACGCGCAGTAACTCCGGTGTACCTGCGCTGCCGCGAGGGGAGCATCTCTTGGGTGTATCCCCGCGGAGCCCTGCGCCTGCTGTTCAGGCCGCCGCTGCCGGCAGACGAGCGAGACTTCAGGGTCTGTGTCAGGGTGATACGCCGGCCCGACCCGCCCGACCTGTTCCATACGCTGCTGCTTAATGATACAG AAGTCCCGGAGCGGTTTCCTGCGAGACTGTTCGTGGAAGGCGCTCGCCGACTAGTTCCTCTGTATGCGCCTAACGACAATGACCCGAGGGAACTACGCTGCTTCCGAAGTCGACACGGTCGGGCCGCTCTCTACGTGGAGGCGGAACCTGAAGACGGTCCTCAAAGGAGAGAAGCCACCTTCAAGTACGAAGCGAGGCCGCTTGTGAGGAGACACGACCCTTCCACTGCGGACTGCAGGCCGTGCTCCGAGTCGGAGCTAGAGCTCGCCTTCTGCACCAGCGACCTCG TGTCTCGAGGTGTGATAATTTCGAGCGAGTCTCGTGAGGATTTGGACACGACACAGTTGACTGTGCGACTGACCAAGCTCATCCGGGCGACCTCTGGTGGCGAAGCGAAAGACAAGCATGATTTAGAACAAGAGGATGATTACTATAG GTACGACGTCGACAACAGCTTAGAGGCCAGTTCCCACCGCAGCCACAAGCGGCGGAGATCAGCCCAGCCCCTACACGCGCACGTGCACGTCCCggcggcgtgcggcgcggcggcgggcgcgggggaGTTCCTCGTCATGGCGCGCCGCCGCCTCGGCAGGTACGCGCTCGTGTGCGCGCCCCGCCTGCCCGACTGGCAGAGGGTCGTGGCCGCCAGGGACGCTGACGGGGCCGCGCATTGTACTCTGCAGCATTAG